One Arthrobacter sp. StoSoilB19 DNA window includes the following coding sequences:
- a CDS encoding GMC family oxidoreductase, whose product MNRVRERNESAWLLPSGPGSNLRLRENMRRYAETDEVDMVIVGCGAGGSTLLQRLARAGWRAVALEAGPFWEPEQDWVSDEAGSHHLYWTEPRVIAGADPVPLGSNNSGRGVGGSMVHFAGYTPRFHPSDFRTFTADGVGADWPLEYAELRPFYEDIEAELPVAGERWPWGDPHGYPHRPHPVSGNGELFLRGANACGITAKVGPVAIANGRFGNRPHCIYRGFCLQGCKVNAKASPLITHVPDALAHGAEIRPDSMATRIGFDERSGLATGVEYVQGGVTKFQRARLVAVAGYSIETPRLLLNSATPRFPDGMCNDFDQVGRYLMVQGAPQTAGRFQAEVRMWKAPPPEVSTEDFYETDPAKPYKRGFSIQCVSPLPITWAEHVAAQGHWGSTLRRYMSDYPHWACLGALCEFLPLKENRVTLADGTDRHGIPVACFSYGQCDNDRQLMSAAQQVMEEILTAAGAEEVITINRYAHLVGGARMAATQDAGVVDRNCRSFAVRNLLVTDGSVLPTQGSANPALTIMALAARAARVLVQGARRGATMSAKED is encoded by the coding sequence GTGAACAGGGTCCGCGAACGCAATGAGTCCGCGTGGCTGCTCCCTTCCGGACCCGGCAGCAACCTTCGGCTGCGGGAGAATATGCGGCGGTACGCCGAAACCGATGAGGTGGACATGGTCATCGTGGGCTGCGGAGCAGGAGGTTCCACGCTGCTGCAGCGCCTGGCACGGGCCGGGTGGCGGGCGGTGGCGTTGGAGGCGGGTCCGTTCTGGGAACCCGAGCAGGACTGGGTCAGCGATGAAGCCGGATCCCACCATCTGTACTGGACCGAACCACGGGTTATTGCCGGGGCTGATCCCGTGCCCTTGGGGTCAAACAACTCGGGCCGGGGGGTGGGCGGCTCCATGGTCCACTTCGCCGGGTACACGCCACGTTTCCACCCCAGCGATTTCCGGACCTTCACTGCTGATGGGGTGGGCGCCGACTGGCCCCTGGAGTACGCGGAACTGCGGCCGTTCTACGAAGACATCGAAGCGGAACTGCCGGTCGCCGGGGAGCGCTGGCCGTGGGGCGACCCGCACGGCTACCCGCACCGGCCGCATCCTGTGTCCGGCAACGGCGAGCTGTTCCTGCGCGGCGCCAACGCCTGCGGCATCACCGCGAAGGTGGGTCCGGTGGCCATCGCCAACGGCAGGTTCGGCAACCGGCCGCACTGCATCTACCGGGGATTCTGCCTCCAGGGCTGCAAGGTCAACGCCAAGGCATCCCCGCTGATCACGCACGTCCCGGACGCGCTGGCCCACGGCGCCGAAATCCGCCCCGACTCGATGGCCACCCGGATCGGCTTTGACGAACGCAGCGGGCTGGCAACCGGCGTCGAATATGTCCAGGGCGGCGTCACGAAGTTTCAGCGGGCCCGCCTGGTGGCCGTGGCCGGCTACTCGATAGAAACCCCGCGGCTGCTGCTGAACTCCGCCACGCCGCGCTTCCCGGACGGGATGTGCAACGACTTCGACCAGGTGGGACGGTACCTGATGGTCCAGGGCGCGCCCCAAACCGCCGGGCGGTTCCAGGCCGAGGTGCGGATGTGGAAGGCCCCTCCCCCCGAAGTCAGCACGGAGGACTTCTACGAAACGGACCCGGCAAAGCCCTACAAGCGGGGATTCTCCATCCAGTGCGTGTCCCCGTTGCCCATTACCTGGGCCGAGCATGTTGCCGCGCAAGGGCACTGGGGGTCCACCCTCCGCCGCTATATGAGCGACTACCCGCACTGGGCCTGCCTGGGCGCCCTGTGCGAATTCCTCCCCCTTAAGGAGAACCGGGTAACGCTGGCTGACGGGACGGACCGGCACGGCATTCCCGTGGCGTGCTTCAGCTACGGCCAGTGCGACAACGACCGGCAGCTGATGTCCGCAGCACAGCAGGTCATGGAAGAAATCCTGACCGCTGCAGGGGCAGAGGAAGTCATCACCATCAACCGCTATGCCCACTTGGTGGGCGGGGCCCGGATGGCAGCCACCCAGGACGCCGGTGTGGTCGACCGGAACTGCCGCAGTTTCGCGGTACGCAACCTCCTGGTCACGGACGGCAGCGTGCTGCCCACCCAGGGGAGCGCCAACCCCGCCCTGACCATCATGGCGCTGGCGGCCCGCGCCGCCCGCGTCCTGGTCCAAGGCGCCCGCCGCGGCGCCACGATGAGCGCAAAGGAAGACTGA